One region of Miscanthus floridulus cultivar M001 chromosome 19, ASM1932011v1, whole genome shotgun sequence genomic DNA includes:
- the LOC136527293 gene encoding uncharacterized protein isoform X1, which produces MASEEVLHKVQNLIEHCLQMYMDQKEVVDALSHHSKIEPCITELVWRQLEQQNPLFFKAYYMRLKLKNQIVVINKLLQDQFAAMNKDFSSGIPSLCLPNGSNSNLLKQNPCFLPETAPGSAMPDGIMHNGSSSGIINGTPSGNQLLNASKDLHGLHNGINASASLQSDQNATAVLYGVDNETSATIKTESCYSSNADFAFCGNTFLESCQSIGDASGGGSFSSSELNGQPLNDSILDMESSSFSFLNQMPQNFIFSDLADDFNQSAEITPFLTPETNFSDSTGGDHTG; this is translated from the exons ATGGCGAGCGAGGAAGTACTCCATAAG GTCCAGAATCTTATAGAGCACTGCCTTCAGATGTACATGGACCAGAAAGAAGTGGTTGATGCCCTCTCTCACCACTCAAAGATAGAGCCTTGCATTACTGAACTTG tttggCGACAACTTGAGCAACAAAATCCTTTGTTTTTCAAGGCATACTATATGAGGCTAAAGCTTAAGAATCAAATCGTGGTCATCAACAAGCTTCTTCAGGATCAGTTCGCGGCTATGAATAAAGATTTTTCTTCAGGGATCCCTTCTTTGTGTCTTCCTAATGGCTCTAACTCCAACCTAT TGAAGCAAAATCCATGCTTTTTGCCAGAGACTGCTCCTGGATCTGCAATGCCAGATGGTATAATGCACAATGGAAGTTCAAGTGGTATAATAAATGGCACACCATCTGGCAATCAATTGCTTAATGCTAGTAAAGACTTGCACGGTCTTCATAATGGAATAAATGCTTCAGCTAGTCTACAGTCAGACCAGAATGCAACTGCTGTGCTGTATGGTGTAGACaatgagactagtgcaacaataaAGACTGAGTCTTGCTATTCGAGTAATGCTGATTTTGCTTTCTGTGGGAATACTTTCCTGGAATCATGCCAGTCAATAGGTGATGCATCTGGTGGTGGATCTTTTAGTAGCTCAGAGTTGAATGGGCAACCACTGAATGATTCGATCTTGGATATGGAATCATCATCATTTAGCTTCTTGAACCAAATGCCCCAAAACTTCATCTTTTCAGACTTGGCAGACGATTTCAACCAAAGTGCAG AAATAACACCATTTCTCACTCCTGAAACAAATTTCTCCGATTCGACAGGGGGAGACCATACAG GTTGA
- the LOC136527293 gene encoding uncharacterized protein isoform X2: MASEEVLHKVQNLIEHCLQMYMDQKEVVDALSHHSKIEPCITELVWRQLEQQNPLFFKAYYMRLKLKNQIVVINKLLQDQFAAMNKDFSSGIPSLCLPNGSNSNLLKQNPCFLPETAPGSAMPDGIMHNGSSSGIINGTPSGNQLLNASKDLHGLHNGINASASLQSDQNATAVLYGVDNETSATIKTESCYSSNADFAFCGNTFLESCQSIGDASGGGSFSSSELNGQPLNDSILDMESSSFSFLNQMPQNFIFSDLADDFNQSAGGDHTG, translated from the exons ATGGCGAGCGAGGAAGTACTCCATAAG GTCCAGAATCTTATAGAGCACTGCCTTCAGATGTACATGGACCAGAAAGAAGTGGTTGATGCCCTCTCTCACCACTCAAAGATAGAGCCTTGCATTACTGAACTTG tttggCGACAACTTGAGCAACAAAATCCTTTGTTTTTCAAGGCATACTATATGAGGCTAAAGCTTAAGAATCAAATCGTGGTCATCAACAAGCTTCTTCAGGATCAGTTCGCGGCTATGAATAAAGATTTTTCTTCAGGGATCCCTTCTTTGTGTCTTCCTAATGGCTCTAACTCCAACCTAT TGAAGCAAAATCCATGCTTTTTGCCAGAGACTGCTCCTGGATCTGCAATGCCAGATGGTATAATGCACAATGGAAGTTCAAGTGGTATAATAAATGGCACACCATCTGGCAATCAATTGCTTAATGCTAGTAAAGACTTGCACGGTCTTCATAATGGAATAAATGCTTCAGCTAGTCTACAGTCAGACCAGAATGCAACTGCTGTGCTGTATGGTGTAGACaatgagactagtgcaacaataaAGACTGAGTCTTGCTATTCGAGTAATGCTGATTTTGCTTTCTGTGGGAATACTTTCCTGGAATCATGCCAGTCAATAGGTGATGCATCTGGTGGTGGATCTTTTAGTAGCTCAGAGTTGAATGGGCAACCACTGAATGATTCGATCTTGGATATGGAATCATCATCATTTAGCTTCTTGAACCAAATGCCCCAAAACTTCATCTTTTCAGACTTGGCAGACGATTTCAACCAAAGTGCAG GGGGAGACCATACAG GTTGA
- the LOC136528960 gene encoding pentatricopeptide repeat-containing protein At3g03580-like: MVTSPCKLHIPEQSPKHHRWIHQCSVRLFVVMAVWDVVSLNRMITGFIRDGISNRALVVYKWMVASGFRETPHTFSAILGACNSCEGLQLHGRILALGLCSNPFVRSALVNLYMHVEMPCAALLLYNEMPLQSTVMSNVVLGGLCNLKLAEDLLWSLLDMRRHGLELNGLSYCYAMKVCYQDEEWLEQGRQLHGVVLKAGWVPSNIFLSNSLVDLYSATGDLVDAKNSLDAIPSKDVISWNSIVSVCASKGRIKEATDYLRQMLWHGKMPSVRSFVGLFASSGQTGDLRVGAQMHGIALKLGFSWSSAHVQTALIDMYGKCCSFDCSLAVFNEIPSLALECCNSTITSSIRSKVFHSSLEVLYCMTVEGVMPDNVTLSATLKAISLSASPSLISCQMLHSWVFKLGFETDMAVCSSLISAYARAGQVNSSHLIFESLRDPNVVCFTSMISTCARYGDGAKGVELFNEMVSRGLKPDDVTFLCAIAGCDQAGLIEEGRLVIELMRATRELGPDERHFACMVNLLGRDGFVEEAMRMMEHLPLRHYTKAWSSLIQSCKSHGENALGKRAAHMLIDVGRKDAATNLQVSKYFYEIGDGENASRIKAMASGQQAKESGHSSVEISHGI; encoded by the coding sequence ATGGTGACCTCACCCTGCAAGTTGCACATACCAGAGCAGAGCCCCAAGCATCACCGCTGGATCCATCAGTGTTCAGTGAGACTATTTGTGGTGATGGCAGTGTGGGATGTCGTTTCTTTGAACCGTATGATCACTGGGTTCATTCGAGACGGTATCAGCAATCGAGCTCTTGTAGTTTACAAGTGGATGGTTGCTTCAGGCTTCAGAGAGACCCCTCATACCTTCTCTGCAATCCTCGGTGCATGCAACAGCTGCGAGGGACTGCAACTGCATGGCCGGATACTGGCCTTGGGCCTGTGCTCCAACCCATTTGTCAGGTCTGCGTTGGTCAATCTGTATATGCACGTTGAAATGCCTTGTGCTGCCCTCTTGCTGTACAATGAGATGCCATTGCAGAGCACAGTCATGTCCAATGTGGTTCTGGGTGGTTTGTGCAACCTGAAGTTGGCCGAGGACCTCCTTTGGTCCTTGCTAGACATGAGACGGCATGGTTTGGAGTTGAATGGTCTTTCCTACTGTTACGCGATGAAAGTATGCTATCAAGATGAAGAATGGCTGGAACAAGGCAGACAGCTTCATGGAGTGGTTCTCAAGGCAGGGTGGGTTCCGTCAAATATTTTCCTGTCAAACTCGCTTGTGGATCTTTACTCAGCAACCGGAGACTTAGTGGATGCTAAGAATTCACTGGATGCTATCCCTTCCAAGGATGTCATCTCATGGAACTCTATTGTTTCTGTTTGTGCAAGCAAAGGACGTATAAAGGAAGCAACTGATTACTTGAGACAGATGCTTTGGCATGGCAAGATGCCCTCAGTCCGCTCCTTTGTTGGGCTCTTTGCTTCGTCTGGTCAGACTGGAGACCTTCGAGTTGGGGCGCAGATGCATGGTATTGCTCTTAAGCTTGGATTCAGTTGGAGTAGTGCGCATGTGCAAACTGCACTCATTGACATGTATGGAAAGTGCTGCTCTTTTGATTGTTCCTTGGCAGTCTTTAATGAAATCCCAAGCCTTGCACTGGAGTGCTGTAATTCAACAATTACATCATCAATTCGCAGCAAGGTTTTTCACTCCTCACTGGAGGTCTTGTACTGTATGACTGTAGAGGGAGTTATGCCTGATAACGTGACTCTCTCTGCAACCCTGAAGGCCATATCTTTGTCAGCTTCGCCAAGTTTAATCAGTTGCCAGATGCTGCATTCCTGGGTCTTCAAGCTGGGCTTTGAAACAGACATGGCTGTGTGCTCCTCCTTGATCAGCGCATATGCTCGAGCTGGTCAGGTGAACAGTTCCCACCTGATATTCGAAAGCTTGCGGGATCCAAACGTTGTTTGCTTCACTTCAATGATATCTACATGCGCTCGATATGGAGATGGCGCAAAAGGAGTGGAGCTGTTCAATGAGATGGTTTCCAGGGGCCTCAAGCCTGACGACGTCACCTTCCTGTGCGCAATCGCAGGGTGTGACCAGGCAGGATTGATCGAAGAAGGCAGGCTGGTGATTGAGCTCATGAGAGCGACCCGCGAGCTGGGTCCTGACGAGAGGCACTTCGCTTGCATGGTTAACCTTCTCGGCCGAGACGGTTTTGTGGAGGAGGCAATGAGGATGATGGAACACTTGCCGCTACGGCACTACACCAAGGCGTGGAGCTCGCTCATTCAGAGCTGCAAGTCACATGGTGAAAATGCGCTGGGAAAGAGAGCTGCACATATGCTGATAGATGTGGGCCGAAAGGACGCAGCCACCAACTTGCAGGTATCGAAATACTTTTATGAGATTGGGGACGGCGAAAATGCCTCGAGGATTAAAGCCATGGCAAGTGGGCAACAAGCGAAGGAGAGCGGTCACAGCTCGGTTGAGATCAGTCATGGAATCTAG